The Desulfonatronum thiosulfatophilum genome segment ATGACGTTCAGGGCCATGATCTGGCGCAACAGATGCCGCCGGACGATCAATCCGTACAGCCCCATTCCCACCAGGAGGACGGCAACGACGGAGTAAAGGAGAAACGTGGTCATTGCATGCCGGATTCCTGTGTTTGGTTCAGTAACTCCCATCTGGATTCCCGCCTTCGCGGGAATGACAAGCTAGATACAGTGTGCCATTCCCAAGTCATTCCCGCGAAGGCGGGAATCCAGGTCATGCTTGCCACGAATTCTTGAGCAAGTACGCTTCCCGCCATCGACCGAGTCCGCCGCCATTTGCTCTCCAGCCGAAATCTATTGCATTGCGGCCTCGTCACGGCTTTCTGCGTTGCGTTTGTCCCTGCCCCCGGACAAGACGTGAACCACCAGGGACGCCAGGGTCACGCCGATGGAAACCGTGGCCGCGGATTCCAGGACAAGAATGAGCGGTTTGGCCCATTGTATCGGGAACTCCAGGGGCTGAAGCCGGGGCGCGAAGCTGGTCGCGGCGGCCAGGAGCAGCACCGCGCTGAATCCGACAATCACGAAGGACAGCAAGGCTCCGCGGGAAAGCGTGTTCACGGAAGGCAATCCGGTCAGCCGGAGCAGGACGAGCCCGGCGGCCAGGACAACCCCGGCCTGGAATGCTCCTCCCGGCGAATGCTCGCCCAACCACAGCAGCTGGACCGAAACGAGCAGGACAATCGGCGTCAGCAGGCTGACCAGCCAGCGCAGCACGGGATTGGAGGTCGCCCGGGCCTGCATGCGCAACTCCCGGCGGCCGTACACGGCCAGCACCGCAACCAGGGCCAGGATCAGCACGCCCAGTTCCAGCCAGGTGTCGTACAGCCGAAAATTGAGCAGCACCGCGGTCACCGGATGCTCCACCCC includes the following:
- a CDS encoding hydrogenase subunit MbhD domain-containing protein, whose amino-acid sequence is MTLMLIFDVLLVGALLMVSRRLLLASDLFQATVLFVSFGLFLSLAWIRLQAPDIALAEAAVGAGLAGVLLFGTFKGIEPNRHRDSQRHDNHNHGDMDDNRNQFRPGEHDLFSEQSQALPCRLDQDASCPGRMHYLLAAGFVGLLTLLLVLTVVQLPADKSGLTDWAAQAMQDSGVEHPVTAVLLNFRLYDTWLELGVLILALVAVLAVYGRRELRMQARATSNPVLRWLVSLLTPIVLLVSVQLLWLGEHSPGGAFQAGVVLAAGLVLLRLTGLPSVNTLSRGALLSFVIVGFSAVLLLAAATSFAPRLQPLEFPIQWAKPLILVLESAATVSIGVTLASLVVHVLSGGRDKRNAESRDEAAMQ